In Paracoccus methylovorus, a genomic segment contains:
- the gcvP gene encoding aminomethyl-transferring glycine dehydrogenase, with the protein MGKWTATDYNPDDFANRRHIGPSPAEMEAMLKVVGAGTLDDLIGQTVPASIRQSQPLDWPALSEAALLQRMREVAAKNRVMTSLIGQGYYGTVTPPAIQRNILENPAWYTAYTPYQPEIAQGRLEALLNFQTMVADLTGLPVANASLLDEATAAAEAMAMAQRVAKSKTKAFFVSDNMHPQTVAVIETRAEPLGIEIIRGKECDPTQVFGAIFQYPGTFGEIRDYSNEIAALHAQGAVAIMATDLLALCVLKEPGAMGADIAIGSAQRFGVPMGYGGPHAGFMACRDEMKRAMPGRIVGVSIDAKGNRAYRLSLQTREQHIRREKATSNVCTAQALLAVMASFYAVFHGPVGLRAIAQRVHLNAATLADALRAAGAEVETAAFFDTITVRVGVGQAGIMAAARHRGVNLRKVGRDRVGISVDETTDADVITRVLDAFGISDTAEPAVAPAIPEALIRESDYLTHPVFHMNRAESEMMRYMRRLSDRDLALDRAMIPLGSCTMKLNAAAEMMPITWPEFGALHPFAPEDQAAGYHEVFADLTDKLCAITGYDAFSLQPNSGAQGEYAGLLTIAAYHKSRGEDRDICLIPVSAHGTNPASAQMAGMKVVVVKSAPNGDIDLEDFADKAAKAGDKLAAVMITYPSTHGVFEDTVRDVCRITHEHGGQVYIDGANMNALVGLVQPGEIGGDVSHLNLHKTFAIPHGGGGPGMGPIGVKAHLAPFLPADPREGAGAVSAAPWGSASILLISWAYILMMGGAGLTQATRVAILNANYIASRLAGAYPVLFMGNRGRVAHECILDTRPFQEHGVTVDDIAKRLIDNGFHAPTMSWPVAGTLMVEPTESETKAEIDRLIIAFLAIRDEITEIAEGRIGAEASPLRHAPHTVEDLVADWDRGYSREQGCFPPGAFRVDKYWPPVGRVDNAYGDRNLICTCPPLEDYAEAAE; encoded by the coding sequence ATGGGTAAATGGACCGCGACCGACTATAATCCCGACGATTTTGCCAATCGCCGTCACATCGGGCCTTCTCCGGCAGAGATGGAGGCGATGCTGAAGGTTGTGGGGGCGGGGACGCTGGATGATCTGATCGGCCAGACCGTGCCGGCGAGCATTCGGCAGTCGCAACCTCTGGACTGGCCGGCCCTTTCCGAAGCCGCGTTGTTGCAGCGCATGCGCGAGGTCGCCGCGAAGAACCGCGTCATGACCAGCTTGATCGGGCAGGGCTATTACGGCACCGTGACGCCCCCTGCGATCCAGCGCAACATTCTGGAAAACCCCGCCTGGTATACCGCCTATACCCCCTATCAGCCCGAGATCGCCCAGGGGCGGCTTGAGGCCTTGCTGAACTTCCAGACCATGGTTGCCGATCTGACCGGGTTGCCGGTGGCCAATGCCAGTCTGCTGGACGAGGCGACGGCGGCGGCCGAGGCCATGGCCATGGCGCAGCGCGTGGCCAAGTCCAAGACCAAAGCGTTCTTCGTCAGCGACAACATGCATCCGCAGACCGTCGCGGTGATCGAGACCCGCGCCGAGCCCCTGGGGATCGAGATCATTCGCGGCAAGGAATGCGATCCCACGCAGGTGTTCGGGGCGATCTTCCAGTATCCCGGCACTTTCGGCGAGATCCGCGACTATTCGAACGAAATCGCGGCGCTGCATGCGCAGGGCGCGGTGGCGATCATGGCAACCGACCTGCTGGCGCTTTGCGTGCTGAAAGAGCCGGGGGCGATGGGCGCCGATATCGCCATCGGCTCGGCGCAGCGGTTTGGTGTGCCGATGGGCTATGGCGGCCCGCATGCCGGCTTCATGGCCTGCCGTGATGAGATGAAACGCGCCATGCCGGGGCGGATCGTCGGCGTTTCCATCGATGCCAAGGGTAACCGGGCCTACCGCCTGTCGTTGCAAACCCGAGAGCAACATATCCGGCGTGAGAAGGCGACCTCGAACGTCTGCACCGCGCAGGCGCTGCTGGCGGTGATGGCGAGCTTTTATGCGGTGTTCCATGGGCCCGTGGGGTTGCGCGCGATTGCCCAGCGGGTGCATCTGAACGCGGCCACGCTGGCAGACGCCCTGCGCGCCGCCGGGGCCGAGGTGGAAACCGCCGCATTCTTCGACACGATCACCGTGCGCGTCGGCGTAGGTCAAGCTGGTATTATGGCCGCTGCCCGGCACCGCGGCGTCAATCTGCGCAAGGTCGGGCGCGACCGGGTCGGCATCTCGGTCGACGAGACCACGGATGCGGATGTGATTACGCGGGTGCTGGACGCATTCGGCATCTCTGACACAGCCGAACCCGCTGTTGCCCCGGCAATCCCCGAGGCGCTGATCCGCGAAAGCGACTATCTGACCCATCCGGTCTTTCATATGAACCGGGCGGAATCCGAGATGATGCGCTATATGCGCCGCTTGTCGGATCGCGATCTGGCGCTGGACCGGGCCATGATCCCGCTGGGCTCTTGCACGATGAAGCTGAACGCGGCGGCCGAGATGATGCCGATCACTTGGCCGGAATTCGGTGCGCTGCATCCCTTTGCGCCCGAGGATCAAGCCGCCGGCTACCACGAGGTTTTCGCCGACCTGACCGACAAGCTTTGCGCGATCACCGGCTATGATGCGTTCTCGTTGCAGCCCAACAGCGGCGCGCAGGGGGAATATGCCGGGCTTTTGACCATCGCCGCCTATCACAAGTCGCGGGGCGAGGATCGCGACATCTGCCTGATCCCCGTCAGCGCCCACGGCACCAACCCGGCCAGCGCGCAGATGGCAGGCATGAAGGTCGTGGTGGTGAAATCGGCGCCGAACGGCGATATCGACCTTGAGGACTTTGCCGATAAGGCGGCCAAGGCCGGCGACAAGCTGGCTGCGGTGATGATCACCTATCCCTCGACCCATGGCGTGTTCGAGGACACGGTTCGCGATGTCTGCCGCATTACCCACGAACATGGCGGGCAGGTCTATATCGACGGCGCCAACATGAACGCGCTGGTCGGGCTGGTGCAGCCGGGTGAGATCGGCGGCGACGTCAGCCACCTGAACCTGCACAAAACCTTCGCCATCCCGCATGGCGGCGGCGGTCCCGGCATGGGACCGATCGGGGTCAAGGCGCATCTGGCGCCCTTCCTGCCTGCCGATCCACGCGAAGGGGCCGGCGCGGTTTCCGCGGCACCTTGGGGCTCGGCCTCGATCCTGCTGATCTCCTGGGCCTATATCCTGATGATGGGCGGTGCGGGGCTGACGCAAGCGACCCGTGTTGCGATCCTGAACGCGAACTATATCGCAAGCCGTCTGGCCGGGGCCTATCCGGTCCTGTTCATGGGCAATCGCGGGCGCGTCGCACATGAATGCATCCTGGATACCCGGCCCTTCCAGGAGCATGGCGTGACTGTGGACGATATTGCCAAACGGTTGATCGACAACGGCTTCCACGCACCGACCATGAGCTGGCCCGTGGCCGGCACCCTGATGGTCGAGCCGACCGAATCAGAGACAAAGGCGGAAATAGATCGCCTGATCATCGCCTTCCTCGCCATCCGGGACGAGATCACCGAGATTGCCGAAGGCAGGATCGGCGCCGAGGCCAGCCCGCTGCGCCATGCGCCGCATACGGTCGAGGATCTGGTTGCCGATTGGGACCGCGGCTATTCGCGCGAGCAGGGGTGCTTTCCGCCGGGTGCCTTCCGGGTGGACAAATACTGGCCTCCGGTCGGGCGTGTGGACAACGCCTATGGGGACCGCAACCTGATCTGCACCTGCCCGCCGCTGGAGGACTATGCCGAGGCGGCCGAGTAA
- the gcvH gene encoding glycine cleavage system protein GcvH, translating to MLRYTEDHEWLKQDGDEIVVGITAHASEQLGDVVFIELPEVGREVEQGEEIVVIESVKAASDITAPIAGVITAVNEALPDSPGAVNEDPMAAWFFRIKASSVDLSGFMDEAAYNALIG from the coding sequence ATGCTGAGATACACCGAAGACCACGAATGGCTGAAACAGGACGGCGACGAGATCGTCGTCGGCATTACCGCCCATGCCAGCGAGCAATTGGGCGATGTCGTATTCATCGAGCTGCCCGAGGTGGGCCGCGAAGTCGAGCAGGGCGAGGAGATCGTGGTGATCGAATCGGTCAAGGCTGCCTCGGACATCACCGCACCGATCGCCGGGGTGATCACCGCGGTCAACGAGGCGCTGCCCGACAGCCCTGGCGCGGTGAACGAGGATCCGATGGCGGCATGGTTCTTTCGCATCAAGGCGTCCTCGGTCGATTTGTCCGGTTTCATGGACGAGGCGGCCTATAACGCGCTGATTGGTTGA